A section of the Pseudomonas fluorescens genome encodes:
- a CDS encoding XapX domain-containing protein: protein MKLYALSLGAGLLVGIIYSLLSVRSPAPPLVALVGLLGILIGEQVIPVGKQLLGRTTLSTTNEKPQTAAPTLTQLPDRHGKD from the coding sequence ATGAAGCTCTATGCATTGTCTCTGGGTGCCGGTTTGCTCGTTGGCATCATTTACAGCCTGTTGAGTGTCCGCTCTCCTGCACCGCCGCTGGTGGCACTGGTTGGCCTGCTCGGTATCCTGATTGGCGAGCAGGTCATTCCGGTCGGCAAGCAGCTGTTGGGCAGAACGACGCTCAGTACAACCAATGAAAAGCCCCAAACCGCCGCCCCCACATTAACCCAGTTGCCCGATCGCCATGGGAAGGACTAA
- a CDS encoding phosphoethanolamine transferase CptA, protein MAMFKRGTKSAKGFDWAGLGWMFLFFWYFSGITQLLIQLTGTSGFSGFRQAFFMSALWLAPMLLFPRRVRLLAALIGVVLWACSMASLGYFFIYQQEFSQSVIFIMFESNISEAGEYATQYFAWWIVLAFIAHTALAIFLWTRVRPVYLPKGRAIVAATAIVLAIVGYPLVKQIATNDTLEQAIDGFETRVEPAVPWQMIVAYRRYTQQLNNMQGMLDNASKIPPLSNFKDSMAGQPSTLVLVIGESTNRQRMSLYGYPRKTTPELDKLRDQLDVFDNVITPRPYTIEALQQVLTFADEEHPDLYLKTPSIVSMMKQAGYKTFWITNQQTMTKRNTMLTTFSEQADEQVYLNNNRNQNARQYDGDVLEPFSKALADKAERKLIVVHLLGTHMSYQYRYPPSFDTFTDRQGVPAGVRDDQLPTYNSYDNAVRYNDFVVSSLIKDYAKTDPNGFLLYLSDHGEDVFDSAGHETLGRNEGKPTAPMYTIPFMTWASPKWRATHDWNMQGDLQRPYSSSQLIHTWADLAGLSFDELDRSRSLVSDSFKPRPLLIGDPYQRPQKALIDFSLIKPKANPTPAGVVSK, encoded by the coding sequence ATGGCGATGTTCAAACGCGGCACGAAGTCTGCAAAAGGGTTTGATTGGGCCGGCCTTGGCTGGATGTTCCTGTTTTTCTGGTACTTCTCAGGAATTACCCAACTGCTGATCCAACTGACCGGCACCTCCGGCTTCAGTGGTTTCCGCCAGGCGTTCTTCATGAGCGCACTGTGGTTGGCGCCCATGCTGCTGTTCCCGCGGCGAGTCCGGCTGCTGGCTGCGTTGATCGGCGTGGTGTTATGGGCCTGTTCCATGGCCAGCCTGGGCTATTTCTTTATTTACCAGCAGGAATTTTCCCAGAGCGTCATCTTCATCATGTTCGAGTCGAACATCTCTGAAGCCGGCGAATACGCCACCCAATATTTTGCCTGGTGGATCGTGCTGGCCTTTATCGCCCACACCGCCCTGGCGATTTTCCTCTGGACCCGCGTGCGCCCAGTCTATCTGCCCAAGGGCCGGGCAATCGTCGCGGCGACGGCGATTGTGCTGGCGATTGTCGGTTATCCGCTGGTCAAGCAGATTGCTACCAATGACACCCTGGAGCAGGCCATCGATGGTTTCGAAACCCGCGTCGAACCTGCAGTGCCCTGGCAGATGATCGTCGCCTATCGGCGCTACACCCAGCAGTTGAACAACATGCAGGGCATGCTCGATAACGCCAGCAAAATCCCGCCCCTGAGCAACTTCAAAGACAGCATGGCCGGCCAACCGTCGACCCTGGTGCTGGTGATCGGCGAGTCCACCAACCGCCAGCGCATGAGCCTCTACGGCTACCCACGCAAGACCACCCCGGAGCTGGACAAGCTGCGCGACCAATTGGACGTGTTTGATAACGTCATCACCCCACGCCCCTACACCATCGAGGCGCTGCAACAAGTGCTGACCTTCGCCGACGAAGAGCACCCGGACCTGTACCTCAAGACCCCGTCCATCGTCAGCATGATGAAACAGGCCGGCTACAAGACCTTCTGGATCACCAACCAGCAGACCATGACCAAGCGCAACACCATGCTCACCACGTTCTCCGAACAGGCTGACGAGCAGGTGTACCTCAATAACAACCGCAACCAAAACGCCCGCCAATACGATGGCGACGTGCTGGAGCCGTTCTCCAAGGCCCTTGCCGACAAGGCCGAGCGCAAGCTGATCGTGGTACACCTGCTGGGTACCCACATGAGCTATCAGTACCGCTACCCACCGAGTTTCGACACCTTCACCGATCGCCAGGGCGTCCCGGCCGGCGTGCGTGACGACCAACTGCCGACCTACAACAGCTATGACAATGCGGTGCGTTACAACGACTTCGTGGTGTCGAGCCTGATCAAGGACTACGCCAAGACCGACCCCAATGGTTTCCTGCTGTACCTCTCCGACCACGGCGAGGACGTGTTCGACTCGGCGGGCCACGAAACCCTGGGCCGTAACGAAGGCAAGCCGACGGCGCCGATGTACACGATTCCCTTCATGACCTGGGCCTCGCCGAAGTGGCGCGCTACCCACGACTGGAATATGCAAGGCGACTTGCAACGCCCCTACAGCAGCTCGCAGTTGATTCACACCTGGGCTGACCTTGCCGGCTTGAGCTTCGACGAACTGGACCGCAGCCGCAGCCTGGTCAGTGACAGCTTCAAGCCGCGGCCCTTGCTGATCGGCGACCCCTACCAGCGCCCGCAGAAGGCCTTGATTGACTTCAGTTTGATCAAGCCCAAGGCCAACCCCACCCCGGCCGGCGTGGTATCGAAGTAA
- the zwf gene encoding glucose-6-phosphate dehydrogenase: MTANGKKPKAEPAPPTTLFLFGAHGDLVKRLLMPALYNLSRDGLLGEGLRIVGVDHNAISDADFAKKLEDFIRTEAASKVKGNAEHALDPQLWAQLAKGISYVQGDFLDEGTYADIASKIADSGTGNAVFYLATAPRFFSEVVQRLGRANLLEESPEAFRRVVIEKPFGSDLATAEALNACLLKVMSEKQIYRIDHYLGKETVQNILISRFSNVLFEAFWNNHYIDHVQITAAETVGVETRGSFFENTGTLRDMVPNHLFQLLAMIAMEPPAAFGADAVRGEKAKVIGAVRPWSLEDARANSVRGQYTTGEIGGKALPGYRQEANVAPDSSTETFVALKVMIDNWRWVGVPFYLRTGKRMSVRDTEIVICFKPAPYAQFRDTDVDELKPTYLKIQIQPNEGMWFDLLAKKPGPTLDMANIQLGFAYKDFFEMQPSTGYETLIYDCLTGDQTLFQRADNIENGWRAVQPFLDVWKEDDGIQAYKAGEDGPAAADELLARDGRAWHRLG; encoded by the coding sequence ATGACGGCTAACGGCAAGAAACCCAAGGCCGAACCTGCGCCACCCACTACCTTGTTCCTGTTCGGCGCCCATGGCGACCTGGTCAAGCGTCTGCTGATGCCGGCGCTGTACAACCTCAGTCGCGATGGCCTGCTGGGTGAGGGGCTGCGGATTGTCGGAGTGGATCACAACGCTATCAGCGATGCTGACTTCGCCAAGAAACTCGAAGACTTCATCCGCACCGAAGCTGCGAGCAAGGTCAAGGGTAATGCCGAACATGCACTGGACCCACAGTTGTGGGCCCAGTTGGCCAAGGGCATCAGCTACGTGCAGGGCGATTTTCTCGATGAGGGCACTTATGCCGACATCGCCAGCAAAATCGCTGACAGCGGCACCGGCAACGCAGTGTTCTACCTGGCTACCGCGCCACGCTTCTTCAGTGAAGTGGTGCAGCGCCTGGGCCGGGCCAACCTGCTGGAGGAAAGCCCTGAGGCGTTCCGCCGCGTGGTGATCGAAAAGCCGTTCGGTTCCGACCTGGCGACCGCCGAGGCGCTGAACGCGTGCCTGCTCAAAGTCATGAGCGAGAAGCAGATCTACCGCATTGACCATTACCTGGGCAAGGAAACGGTACAGAACATCCTGATCAGCCGTTTCTCCAATGTGTTGTTCGAAGCGTTCTGGAACAACCACTACATTGACCACGTGCAGATCACCGCCGCGGAAACCGTCGGTGTGGAAACCCGCGGCAGCTTCTTCGAGAACACCGGTACCCTGCGGGACATGGTGCCCAATCACCTGTTCCAGTTACTGGCGATGATTGCCATGGAGCCGCCGGCCGCCTTTGGCGCCGACGCGGTGCGTGGCGAGAAAGCCAAGGTGATTGGTGCCGTGCGCCCCTGGTCCCTGGAGGACGCACGGGCCAACTCGGTGCGTGGCCAGTACACCACCGGCGAGATCGGCGGCAAGGCGCTGCCTGGGTATCGGCAAGAGGCCAACGTGGCACCGGACAGCAGCACCGAGACCTTCGTGGCGCTCAAGGTGATGATCGATAACTGGCGCTGGGTCGGCGTGCCGTTCTACCTGCGTACCGGCAAGCGCATGAGTGTGCGCGACACCGAGATCGTTATCTGCTTCAAGCCGGCGCCCTATGCGCAGTTTCGCGACACCGACGTCGACGAGCTCAAGCCGACGTACCTGAAGATCCAGATCCAGCCCAATGAAGGCATGTGGTTCGACCTGCTGGCGAAAAAGCCCGGGCCGACCCTGGACATGGCTAACATCCAGCTGGGCTTTGCCTACAAGGACTTCTTCGAGATGCAGCCGTCCACCGGCTACGAAACCCTGATCTACGACTGCCTGACGGGTGACCAGACGCTGTTCCAGCGTGCCGACAACATCGAAAATGGCTGGCGTGCGGTGCAGCCGTTCCTCGATGTCTGGAAGGAAGACGACGGGATCCAGGCCTACAAGGCCGGCGAAGACGGCCCGGCAGCGGCAGACGAGTTGCTGGCCCGTGATGGTCGCGCCTGGCATCGCCTCGGATGA
- the gnd gene encoding phosphogluconate dehydrogenase (NAD(+)-dependent, decarboxylating), with translation MQLGIIGLGRMGGNIARRLMLNGHTTVVYDRNEAFVKGLSEEGATGVADLAALVAGLQKPRAVWVMLPAGEPTETTINDLSELMEPGDVIIDGGNTFYKDDVRRGKALAEKGLHYIDVGTSGGVWGLERGYCMMIGGDAETVKHLDPIFATLAPGLGDIPRTKDRTATDDRAERGYIHAGPAGSGHFVKMIHNGIEYGMMQAFAEGFDILKTKNSENLPEEQRFDLNVADIAEVWRRGSVVSSWLLDLTADALATDPKLDGYSGSVADSGEGRWTIEAAMEQSVPVPVLSNSLFARFRSRQQSTYGDKLLSAMRFGFGGHVETSKK, from the coding sequence ATGCAACTGGGGATTATCGGACTAGGCCGCATGGGCGGGAATATTGCGCGCCGCTTGATGCTCAATGGGCATACCACCGTGGTCTACGACCGCAATGAAGCATTCGTCAAAGGCTTGAGCGAAGAGGGCGCGACCGGCGTTGCCGATCTGGCCGCCCTGGTTGCAGGCCTGCAAAAGCCGCGGGCCGTCTGGGTCATGCTGCCGGCGGGCGAGCCCACCGAAACCACGATCAACGACCTGAGCGAGCTGATGGAGCCAGGCGATGTGATCATCGACGGTGGCAACACGTTCTATAAGGACGACGTGCGTCGCGGCAAGGCCCTGGCGGAAAAAGGCCTGCACTACATCGACGTCGGGACCTCTGGTGGCGTTTGGGGCCTGGAGCGTGGCTACTGCATGATGATTGGTGGCGACGCCGAGACCGTCAAGCACCTGGACCCGATCTTCGCCACCCTGGCGCCGGGACTGGGCGATATCCCGCGCACCAAGGACCGTACCGCCACTGACGATCGTGCCGAGCGTGGCTATATCCATGCGGGCCCTGCCGGTTCCGGGCATTTTGTGAAGATGATCCACAACGGCATCGAGTACGGGATGATGCAGGCCTTTGCCGAAGGGTTTGACATCCTCAAGACCAAGAACTCGGAGAACCTGCCGGAAGAACAGCGTTTCGACCTCAATGTGGCGGATATCGCCGAGGTCTGGCGTCGCGGCAGCGTCGTCTCTTCCTGGTTGCTGGACCTGACGGCCGATGCCCTGGCAACCGACCCCAAGCTCGACGGTTACTCCGGTTCCGTGGCCGACAGTGGCGAAGGGCGCTGGACTATCGAAGCAGCCATGGAGCAATCGGTGCCGGTGCCGGTGCTGTCCAACTCGTTGTTCGCGCGGTTCCGCTCGCGCCAGCAGAGCACTTACGGTGACAAGCTGCTGTCGGCCATGCGCTTCGGCTTCGGCGGCCATGTGGAGACTTCCAAAAAATGA
- a CDS encoding hydrolase, whose translation MSNKYLELLTPQNSQIIFIDQQPQMAFGVQSIDRQALKNNVVALAKGAKVFKIPTTITTVETEGFSGNTYPELLAVFPQNKILERTSMNSWDDQNVRDALAANGRKKVIVSGLWTEVCNTTFALEAIRDGDYEIYLVADACGGTSTEAHKYGIDRMVQAGAVPVTWQQVVLEWQRDWARKETYDDVMALVKEHSGAYGMGVDYAYTMVHKAPERVQHGERIGPNPVK comes from the coding sequence ATGTCCAACAAGTACCTCGAATTGCTGACCCCACAGAACAGCCAGATCATTTTTATCGACCAGCAGCCGCAAATGGCCTTTGGCGTGCAGTCGATTGACCGTCAGGCCCTGAAGAACAATGTCGTCGCGCTGGCCAAGGGTGCCAAGGTGTTCAAGATCCCGACCACCATCACCACGGTGGAAACCGAAGGTTTTTCCGGCAATACCTACCCGGAACTGCTGGCGGTGTTCCCACAGAACAAGATCCTGGAGCGCACCTCGATGAACTCCTGGGACGATCAGAACGTGCGCGACGCGCTAGCCGCCAATGGTCGCAAAAAGGTCATCGTCTCGGGCTTGTGGACCGAAGTGTGCAATACCACGTTTGCCCTTGAGGCCATCCGAGACGGCGACTATGAAATCTACTTGGTGGCCGACGCTTGCGGTGGCACCTCCACAGAGGCTCACAAGTACGGCATCGACCGCATGGTGCAGGCTGGTGCAGTGCCTGTGACCTGGCAGCAAGTGGTATTGGAATGGCAGCGCGACTGGGCTCGCAAGGAAACCTATGACGACGTGATGGCCTTGGTCAAAGAGCATTCTGGCGCCTACGGCATGGGCGTAGACTACGCCTACACCATGGTTCACAAGGCTCCCGAGCGCGTCCAGCACGGCGAGCGTATCGGCCCCAACCCGGTCAAATAG
- a CDS encoding Cof-type HAD-IIB family hydrolase, which translates to MSEEAIQPIRFLLSDMDGTLLLPDHSLSQRTIDAVRALREAGVFFSLATGRPPRAMLQQIEALGVDVPTAGFNGGTLVNPDGSILVAHHLPAEAALIALALLCEQPEVEVWVFADGDWLLRDPKGPMVPREQHGLGYAPVVVESFEPFLGRIDKIVAASANTQLLVELEAQLQPKVAGLAQVSRSQPVYLDITAMQANKGDALKTLAAHLGVALEQTAAIGDGGNDPAMFQVAGLSIAMGQAEEAVKRQADVVTASNVEDGAAQAIERFILHSQ; encoded by the coding sequence ATGAGTGAAGAAGCGATTCAACCCATCCGTTTTTTGTTGAGTGATATGGACGGCACCTTGTTGTTGCCCGATCACAGTCTGAGCCAACGCACCATTGATGCCGTGCGGGCGCTGCGTGAGGCCGGGGTGTTTTTCAGCCTGGCCACCGGGCGACCGCCCAGGGCCATGTTGCAGCAGATCGAAGCCCTGGGCGTCGACGTGCCCACGGCGGGGTTCAATGGCGGCACCCTGGTCAACCCGGATGGCAGCATCCTGGTCGCACACCACTTGCCGGCAGAGGCGGCGCTGATCGCTTTGGCGCTGCTGTGCGAACAACCGGAGGTGGAAGTCTGGGTGTTTGCCGATGGCGATTGGCTGCTGCGTGACCCCAAGGGCCCCATGGTGCCTCGGGAGCAGCATGGCCTGGGTTATGCCCCGGTGGTGGTGGAGAGTTTCGAGCCCTTTCTGGGGCGGATCGACAAAATCGTCGCCGCCAGCGCCAATACCCAGTTGCTGGTCGAACTGGAAGCCCAGTTGCAGCCCAAGGTCGCAGGTTTGGCTCAGGTATCGCGTTCGCAGCCGGTCTATCTCGATATCACCGCGATGCAGGCCAACAAGGGCGATGCCCTGAAAACCCTGGCCGCTCATCTGGGGGTGGCGCTGGAGCAGACGGCGGCCATCGGCGATGGCGGCAATGACCCGGCGATGTTTCAGGTGGCCGGGTTGTCGATTGCCATGGGGCAGGCCGAAGAAGCGGTCAAGCGCCAGGCCGATGTGGTCACCGCCAGCAATGTCGAGGACGGAGCGGCCCAAGCCATTGAGCGGTTTATCCTTCACAGCCAGTAA
- a CDS encoding DUF6026 family protein: protein MTRPPQTLYVTIRRDELRQLKDEREQLQQEVIRLRAQLQAQLTNQAITC from the coding sequence ATGACACGCCCGCCACAGACCCTTTACGTCACCATCCGCCGCGACGAGTTGCGCCAATTGAAAGACGAACGTGAGCAGTTGCAACAGGAAGTCATCCGCTTGCGTGCGCAATTGCAGGCCCAGCTAACAAACCAAGCCATTACCTGCTGA
- the nhaB gene encoding sodium/proton antiporter NhaB has translation MSGSMAQAFAHNFLGHSPRWYKASILAFLILNPLVLWAFGPVAAGWLLVAQFIFTLAMALHCYPLMPGGLLMVEALLLRMTTPQALYDELLHNFPVILLLMFMVAGIYFMKDLLLFLFSRLLLGVRSKALLGLMFCFLSAFLSAFLDALTVTAVIISAAAGFYSVYHRVACGNDPRQDSEYSDDRQLPTLHHADLEQFRAFLRSLLMHGAVGTALGGVCTLVGEPQNLLIGHEMGWNFSEFFQQIAPVSLPVLAAGLITCVLLEKLRWFGYGTLLPDNVRRVLANYAREDSAERTPRQQAALVVQGLAALILITGLAFHIAEVGLIGLLVIVLITAFTGITEEHRIGNAFKDALPFTALLVVFFAVVAVIHDQQLFTPLIQWVLALPAEQQPGMLFIANGLLSAISDNVFVATIYITEVKQAFVSGHMSREHFETLAIAINTGTNLPSVATPNGQAAFLFLLTSAIAPLIRLSYGRMVWMALPYTVVMGLLGWYAVSYWL, from the coding sequence ATGTCCGGTTCAATGGCCCAGGCCTTTGCCCATAACTTCCTTGGGCACTCGCCTCGTTGGTACAAGGCCAGCATCCTCGCCTTCCTAATCCTCAACCCCCTGGTGCTCTGGGCTTTTGGCCCGGTCGCGGCAGGCTGGCTGCTGGTGGCGCAATTCATTTTCACCCTGGCCATGGCGCTGCACTGCTACCCGTTGATGCCCGGCGGGCTGTTGATGGTCGAGGCGCTGTTGCTGCGCATGACCACGCCTCAGGCGCTGTACGACGAGCTGCTGCATAATTTTCCGGTCATCCTGCTGCTGATGTTCATGGTCGCCGGCATCTACTTTATGAAGGACTTGCTGCTCTTTCTGTTTTCGCGCCTGCTGCTGGGCGTGCGTTCCAAGGCGCTGCTGGGGCTGATGTTCTGTTTTTTGTCGGCCTTTCTTTCAGCCTTTCTCGATGCCTTGACCGTCACGGCGGTGATTATCAGTGCCGCGGCGGGTTTCTATTCGGTGTATCACCGGGTGGCTTGCGGCAATGATCCACGCCAGGACAGCGAGTACAGCGACGACCGCCAGCTGCCCACCTTGCACCACGCCGACCTTGAGCAATTTCGCGCCTTCCTGCGCAGCCTGTTGATGCACGGCGCCGTCGGCACCGCCCTGGGTGGCGTGTGTACGTTGGTAGGAGAGCCTCAGAACCTGTTGATCGGCCATGAGATGGGCTGGAATTTCAGCGAATTCTTCCAACAGATTGCCCCGGTATCGCTGCCAGTGCTGGCCGCCGGCCTGATCACCTGTGTGCTGCTGGAAAAGCTGCGCTGGTTTGGCTATGGCACGCTATTGCCGGACAACGTGCGCCGGGTGCTGGCCAACTACGCCCGCGAAGACAGCGCCGAACGTACTCCACGCCAGCAGGCGGCGCTGGTTGTCCAGGGCCTGGCAGCACTGATCCTGATCACGGGCCTGGCCTTTCATATCGCCGAGGTTGGCTTGATCGGCCTGCTGGTGATCGTGCTGATCACTGCCTTTACCGGAATTACCGAAGAACACCGCATCGGCAATGCCTTCAAGGACGCCCTGCCCTTTACGGCGTTGCTGGTGGTGTTCTTCGCGGTGGTCGCGGTGATTCATGATCAACAGCTGTTCACCCCACTGATCCAATGGGTGCTGGCACTGCCCGCCGAACAACAACCGGGCATGCTGTTTATTGCCAACGGCCTGTTGTCCGCCATCAGCGACAACGTGTTTGTGGCGACGATCTACATCACTGAGGTCAAGCAGGCATTCGTGTCCGGCCATATGAGCCGCGAGCACTTCGAGACCCTGGCCATTGCGATCAATACCGGGACCAACCTGCCCAGCGTGGCGACGCCCAACGGCCAGGCGGCATTCCTGTTTTTGCTGACATCGGCGATTGCGCCGCTGATCCGCCTGTCCTACGGGCGCATGGTGTGGATGGCGCTGCCGTATACGGTGGTGATGGGCCTGCTGGGCTGGTACGCGGTCAGTTACTGGCTGTGA
- a CDS encoding alginate export family protein, translated as MRPTPDNSETADESLRAQSRWPLAYGQTRKCHNTSLRHSGLIPLLLASFVTQAQDARPAFAKTRYSEDWSFLRDPGQRTDALDSLKFIALNADGSHWLSLGGEVRWHYDYTRNPAWGDDPQDPRGVLLQRYLLHGDLYLGKRLRLFGQLYSAQESGRAGGTNPIDENRLDLQQAFADIALSDGSDYKPVLRVGRQEMAYGSSRLIDVREGPNVRRTFEGARLLIQAGTWRMDAIATRPVRAQVGNFDDRIDRDQALWGLYASHPASTQFPLGSALDVYYLGYRRQSARFDQGIADEQRHTLGARLWGARLGWDWNGELIAQGGRFGKGRIAAWSLSADTGYTWSNVSSQPRLGLSVNAASGDKNPDDKDLQSFNALFPRGNYFSELALLGPRNFVNLHPSISFQPTASVTMTADVDFFWRLQTRDGVYTPGSALLRSAQGSDARFVGTELSLNTRWDISNRLSLTGIYSHFFSGRFIRETGPASDIDYVEFTLQAKF; from the coding sequence ATGCGGCCTACTCCAGACAACTCCGAGACCGCCGACGAGTCCCTGCGTGCGCAATCACGATGGCCCCTGGCCTACGGCCAGACGCGCAAATGTCATAACACGTCCCTACGGCATTCCGGCCTGATCCCGCTGCTGCTGGCATCGTTCGTCACACAGGCTCAGGATGCACGCCCCGCATTCGCAAAAACCCGCTATAGCGAAGACTGGTCGTTCCTGCGTGATCCTGGGCAAAGAACCGATGCTCTGGATAGTTTGAAATTCATCGCGCTGAACGCCGATGGCAGCCATTGGCTTTCGCTGGGCGGCGAAGTGCGCTGGCACTATGACTACACCCGTAACCCGGCGTGGGGCGACGACCCACAGGACCCGCGAGGAGTACTGCTTCAGCGTTACCTGTTACATGGTGATTTGTATCTGGGCAAACGTCTGCGTCTGTTCGGACAACTCTATAGCGCCCAGGAAAGCGGCAGGGCCGGTGGCACGAACCCTATAGACGAGAACCGCCTGGATCTGCAACAGGCCTTCGCCGACATCGCGCTCAGCGATGGCAGCGATTACAAGCCGGTACTACGGGTCGGCCGCCAGGAAATGGCCTACGGTTCGTCTCGGCTTATTGACGTGCGCGAAGGCCCCAATGTGCGCCGTACCTTCGAGGGCGCTCGCCTGCTGATCCAGGCCGGAACCTGGCGCATGGATGCTATCGCCACGCGGCCGGTGCGCGCCCAGGTCGGCAATTTCGACGACCGCATCGACCGCGATCAGGCACTGTGGGGACTGTATGCCTCGCACCCGGCATCGACGCAGTTTCCATTGGGCAGTGCGTTGGACGTTTACTACCTCGGCTATCGCCGCCAGTCGGCACGCTTCGACCAAGGCATAGCCGATGAGCAGCGGCATACCCTCGGCGCACGCCTATGGGGGGCGCGTCTTGGCTGGGACTGGAATGGAGAACTCATCGCCCAGGGCGGGCGATTTGGCAAGGGCCGCATCGCCGCCTGGAGTCTATCGGCCGATACCGGCTACACCTGGTCGAACGTCAGCAGTCAGCCGCGTCTCGGGCTGTCGGTCAACGCCGCCAGCGGCGACAAGAACCCGGACGATAAGGACCTGCAATCGTTCAATGCGCTGTTTCCACGCGGCAACTACTTCTCCGAACTGGCGCTGCTGGGGCCGCGCAATTTCGTCAATCTGCATCCGAGCATCAGCTTCCAGCCGACCGCCTCAGTCACGATGACCGCAGATGTCGATTTTTTCTGGCGCTTGCAGACCCGGGATGGGGTGTATACGCCCGGTAGTGCCCTGCTGCGCAGCGCTCAGGGCAGCGACGCGCGCTTCGTCGGCACAGAACTGTCGCTCAATACCCGATGGGATATCAGTAACCGGCTGTCTTTGACAGGGATCTATTCGCACTTTTTCTCCGGACGTTTCATCCGCGAAACCGGGCCTGCAAGCGATATCGACTATGTTGAATTCACCCTGCAAGCCAAGTTCTGA
- a CDS encoding LysR family transcriptional regulator produces the protein MKKLPDLEAWAIFAKVAQAGSFARAADELSLSQATVSKAIKRLETRMKAMLFHRTSRNMTLTQSGYAALERASRILEEGEAVEAEVTEQSNSLRGLIRVSAPMSFGISRLAPILPDFMQTNPDVELDVQFNDKQVDLVADRFDLALRIANLVDSSLLARRLCRVRILLVGSPAYFERHGRPRHPSDLARHKAMQYAYSRSGMTWHFHHKRHGAYTQTMLSNLSVNNAEALTPSLLAGLGVALQPEFLVWSDLQSGALETVMEGWEVEPIALHIVTPPGRSRPARVQALIEYLAKRFTQEPWARSAE, from the coding sequence ATGAAAAAATTACCTGATCTGGAAGCTTGGGCAATATTCGCCAAAGTGGCGCAAGCGGGCTCTTTTGCCCGGGCGGCCGACGAGCTTTCTTTGTCCCAGGCGACAGTTTCCAAGGCTATCAAACGCTTGGAAACACGCATGAAGGCCATGTTGTTTCATCGCACGTCTCGTAACATGACGTTGACGCAAAGTGGATATGCGGCACTGGAGCGTGCTTCTCGTATTCTTGAAGAAGGAGAAGCGGTCGAGGCCGAAGTCACAGAGCAGTCCAATAGCCTGCGGGGCTTGATCCGGGTTTCGGCGCCGATGTCGTTTGGGATCTCTCGACTTGCGCCGATCCTGCCGGATTTCATGCAGACGAATCCCGATGTGGAGTTGGACGTGCAATTCAACGACAAGCAGGTGGACCTGGTGGCGGATCGGTTTGACCTGGCGCTGCGAATCGCCAACCTTGTCGATTCCAGCCTATTGGCACGCCGTCTGTGCCGCGTGCGGATCCTGCTGGTAGGTTCGCCGGCCTATTTTGAGCGGCATGGCCGACCGCGGCACCCGAGCGATCTCGCCAGGCACAAGGCGATGCAATATGCGTATTCACGCAGCGGGATGACGTGGCACTTCCACCATAAGCGGCATGGCGCGTACACGCAGACCATGCTGTCCAACCTATCTGTGAACAATGCCGAGGCATTGACGCCATCATTATTGGCTGGGCTGGGCGTGGCGCTACAGCCCGAGTTCCTGGTCTGGTCGGACCTGCAGTCGGGAGCCCTGGAGACTGTCATGGAGGGATGGGAAGTGGAGCCCATTGCACTGCACATCGTGACGCCTCCAGGGCGCAGTCGGCCAGCGCGTGTACAAGCCCTTATCGAATACCTGGCGAAGCGGTTTACCCAAGAGCCGTGGGCACGCAGTGCCGAATGA